The Linepithema humile isolate Giens D197 chromosome 7, Lhum_UNIL_v1.0, whole genome shotgun sequence genome has a window encoding:
- the Zasp66 gene encoding PDZ and LIM domain protein 3 isoform X3, with protein MTKRHTVIVRLRRSSTGRPWGISIAGGADLGTPIVVTRSENEALQKGDVIKKIEEYDTRDVRHVDAQNLLQNSETIKLVVERSASTVTSSRTDTTTPRTVFKSVFGDGAAVTSLYKQQQEYPPELPKSPIPPPSAEEYISTPIPISPTSDYTLRSTLLLPHEHRDEIREERVHLSQPYRTTPLVLPGAKVKKDAPLGECYLRHHPNPMIRAAPHHYEPYHPEVAMKQKIVHKQFNSPIGLYSEQNIADTIKCQASAIPLKKPMKYDPSKSEAYKALQEEEYGDQVQEVRQPVRTGVFSPQKSNKVYQTPPKSPAYVNVLDDDGEKIHQSNSFKRIMYSVLGQTDY; from the exons ATGACGAAAAGGCACACGGTGATCGTGAGGCTCAGGAGATCCAGCACCGGCAGGCCGTGGGGCATAAGCATCGCCGGAGGCGCCGATTTGGGCACGCCGATCGTCGTCACCCGC TCGGAGAACGAGGCGCTCCAGAAGGGTGACGTGATCAAGAAGATTGAGGAATACGACACGCGCGACGTGAGGCATGTAGACGCACAGAATCTCCTCCAAAACTCCGAAACCATAAAGCTAGTCGTCGAAAGGTCTGCGAGTACCGTAACATCATCACGTACCGACACTACCACACCACGCACGGTTTTCAAGTCGGTCTTCGGCGACGGGGCTGCGGTCACTAGTCT ATACAAACAACAGCAGGAATATCCGCCAGAATTGCCGAAAAGTCCGATACCGCCGCCCTCGGCCGAGGAATACATATCAACGCCGATACCGATTTCGCCGACTTCCGACTACACTCTTCGCAGCACGCTTCTTTTGCCGCACGAACATCGCGACGAGATCCGCGAGGAGAGAGTTCATCTGTCGCAG CCGTATCGCACGACTCCTTTGGTCCTGCCAGGTGCCAAGGTCAAGAAGGATGCTCCTCTCGGCGAATGCTACCTGCGACATCATCCAAATCCGATGATCAGAGCGGCACCCCATCATTACGAGCCGTATCATCCTGAAGTCGCTATGAAGCAAAAG ATTGTCCACAAGCAATTCAACTCGCCGATCGGACTGTATTCAGAGCAAAATATCGCGGACACCATCAAGTGCCAAGCATCTGCCATACC TCTGAAGAAGCCGATGAAATACGACCCGAGTAAGAGCGAGGCGTACAAGGCCCTGCAAGAGGAGGAATACGGGGACCAGGTGCAGGAAGTCAGGCAGCCGGTTCGCACCGGCGTCTTTTCGCCGCAGAAATCAAACAAA GTATACCAGACTCCTCCAAAAAGTCCTGCATAC GTGAACGTGCTCGACGACGACGGGGAGAAGATCCATCAGAGCAACAGCTTCAAGAGGATCATGTACAGCGTGCTGGGACAGACCGATTATTGA
- the Zasp66 gene encoding PDZ and LIM domain protein 3 isoform X6: MTKRHTVIVRLRRSSTGRPWGISIAGGADLGTPIVVTRSENEALQKGDVIKKIEEYDTRDVRYKQQQEYPPELPKSPIPPPSAEEYISTPIPISPTSDYTLRSTLLLPHEHRDEIREERVHLSQPYRTTPLVLPGAKVKKDAPLGECYLRHHPNPMIRAAPHHYEPYHPEVAMKQKVAETVLQRVVGPNEVPKIVHKQFNSPIGLYSEQNIADTIKCQASAIPLKKPMKYDPSKSEAYKALQEEEYGDQVQEVRQPVRTGVFSPQKSNKVYQTPPKSPAYVNVLDDDGEKIHQSNSFKRIMYSVLGQTDY; this comes from the exons ATGACGAAAAGGCACACGGTGATCGTGAGGCTCAGGAGATCCAGCACCGGCAGGCCGTGGGGCATAAGCATCGCCGGAGGCGCCGATTTGGGCACGCCGATCGTCGTCACCCGC TCGGAGAACGAGGCGCTCCAGAAGGGTGACGTGATCAAGAAGATTGAGGAATACGACACGCGCGACGTGAG ATACAAACAACAGCAGGAATATCCGCCAGAATTGCCGAAAAGTCCGATACCGCCGCCCTCGGCCGAGGAATACATATCAACGCCGATACCGATTTCGCCGACTTCCGACTACACTCTTCGCAGCACGCTTCTTTTGCCGCACGAACATCGCGACGAGATCCGCGAGGAGAGAGTTCATCTGTCGCAG CCGTATCGCACGACTCCTTTGGTCCTGCCAGGTGCCAAGGTCAAGAAGGATGCTCCTCTCGGCGAATGCTACCTGCGACATCATCCAAATCCGATGATCAGAGCGGCACCCCATCATTACGAGCCGTATCATCCTGAAGTCGCTATGAAGCAAAAG GTGGCCGAAACGGTACTTCAGCGTGTCGTGGGACCGAATGAAGTTCCAAAG ATTGTCCACAAGCAATTCAACTCGCCGATCGGACTGTATTCAGAGCAAAATATCGCGGACACCATCAAGTGCCAAGCATCTGCCATACC TCTGAAGAAGCCGATGAAATACGACCCGAGTAAGAGCGAGGCGTACAAGGCCCTGCAAGAGGAGGAATACGGGGACCAGGTGCAGGAAGTCAGGCAGCCGGTTCGCACCGGCGTCTTTTCGCCGCAGAAATCAAACAAA GTATACCAGACTCCTCCAAAAAGTCCTGCATAC GTGAACGTGCTCGACGACGACGGGGAGAAGATCCATCAGAGCAACAGCTTCAAGAGGATCATGTACAGCGTGCTGGGACAGACCGATTATTGA
- the Zasp66 gene encoding PDZ and LIM domain protein 3 isoform X1 translates to MTKRHTVIVRLRRSSTGRPWGISIAGGADLGTPIVVTRSENEALQKGDVIKKIEEYDTRDVRHVDAQNLLQNSETIKLVVERSASTVTSSRTDTTTPRTVFKSVFGDGAAVTSLYKQQQEYPPELPKSPIPPPSAEEYISTPIPISPTSDYTLRSTLLLPHEHRDEIREERVHLSQPYRTTPLVLPGAKVKKDAPLGECYLRHHPNPMIRAAPHHYEPYHPEVAMKQKVAETVLQRVVGPNEVPKIVHKQFNSPIGLYSEQNIADTIKCQASAIPLKKPMKYDPSKSEAYKALQEEEYGDQVQEVRQPVRTGVFSPQKSNKVYQTPPKSPAYVNVLDDDGEKIHQSNSFKRIMYSVLGQTDY, encoded by the exons ATGACGAAAAGGCACACGGTGATCGTGAGGCTCAGGAGATCCAGCACCGGCAGGCCGTGGGGCATAAGCATCGCCGGAGGCGCCGATTTGGGCACGCCGATCGTCGTCACCCGC TCGGAGAACGAGGCGCTCCAGAAGGGTGACGTGATCAAGAAGATTGAGGAATACGACACGCGCGACGTGAGGCATGTAGACGCACAGAATCTCCTCCAAAACTCCGAAACCATAAAGCTAGTCGTCGAAAGGTCTGCGAGTACCGTAACATCATCACGTACCGACACTACCACACCACGCACGGTTTTCAAGTCGGTCTTCGGCGACGGGGCTGCGGTCACTAGTCT ATACAAACAACAGCAGGAATATCCGCCAGAATTGCCGAAAAGTCCGATACCGCCGCCCTCGGCCGAGGAATACATATCAACGCCGATACCGATTTCGCCGACTTCCGACTACACTCTTCGCAGCACGCTTCTTTTGCCGCACGAACATCGCGACGAGATCCGCGAGGAGAGAGTTCATCTGTCGCAG CCGTATCGCACGACTCCTTTGGTCCTGCCAGGTGCCAAGGTCAAGAAGGATGCTCCTCTCGGCGAATGCTACCTGCGACATCATCCAAATCCGATGATCAGAGCGGCACCCCATCATTACGAGCCGTATCATCCTGAAGTCGCTATGAAGCAAAAG GTGGCCGAAACGGTACTTCAGCGTGTCGTGGGACCGAATGAAGTTCCAAAG ATTGTCCACAAGCAATTCAACTCGCCGATCGGACTGTATTCAGAGCAAAATATCGCGGACACCATCAAGTGCCAAGCATCTGCCATACC TCTGAAGAAGCCGATGAAATACGACCCGAGTAAGAGCGAGGCGTACAAGGCCCTGCAAGAGGAGGAATACGGGGACCAGGTGCAGGAAGTCAGGCAGCCGGTTCGCACCGGCGTCTTTTCGCCGCAGAAATCAAACAAA GTATACCAGACTCCTCCAAAAAGTCCTGCATAC GTGAACGTGCTCGACGACGACGGGGAGAAGATCCATCAGAGCAACAGCTTCAAGAGGATCATGTACAGCGTGCTGGGACAGACCGATTATTGA
- the Zasp66 gene encoding PDZ and LIM domain protein 3 isoform X4: MTKRHTVIVRLRRSSTGRPWGISIAGGADLGTPIVVTRSENEALQKGDVIKKIEEYDTRDVRHVDAQNLLQNSETIKLVVERYKQQQEYPPELPKSPIPPPSAEEYISTPIPISPTSDYTLRSTLLLPHEHRDEIREERVHLSQPYRTTPLVLPGAKVKKDAPLGECYLRHHPNPMIRAAPHHYEPYHPEVAMKQKVAETVLQRVVGPNEVPKIVHKQFNSPIGLYSEQNIADTIKCQASAIPLKKPMKYDPSKSEAYKALQEEEYGDQVQEVRQPVRTGVFSPQKSNKVYQTPPKSPAYVNVLDDDGEKIHQSNSFKRIMYSVLGQTDY; encoded by the exons ATGACGAAAAGGCACACGGTGATCGTGAGGCTCAGGAGATCCAGCACCGGCAGGCCGTGGGGCATAAGCATCGCCGGAGGCGCCGATTTGGGCACGCCGATCGTCGTCACCCGC TCGGAGAACGAGGCGCTCCAGAAGGGTGACGTGATCAAGAAGATTGAGGAATACGACACGCGCGACGTGAGGCATGTAGACGCACAGAATCTCCTCCAAAACTCCGAAACCATAAAGCTAGTCGTCGAAAG ATACAAACAACAGCAGGAATATCCGCCAGAATTGCCGAAAAGTCCGATACCGCCGCCCTCGGCCGAGGAATACATATCAACGCCGATACCGATTTCGCCGACTTCCGACTACACTCTTCGCAGCACGCTTCTTTTGCCGCACGAACATCGCGACGAGATCCGCGAGGAGAGAGTTCATCTGTCGCAG CCGTATCGCACGACTCCTTTGGTCCTGCCAGGTGCCAAGGTCAAGAAGGATGCTCCTCTCGGCGAATGCTACCTGCGACATCATCCAAATCCGATGATCAGAGCGGCACCCCATCATTACGAGCCGTATCATCCTGAAGTCGCTATGAAGCAAAAG GTGGCCGAAACGGTACTTCAGCGTGTCGTGGGACCGAATGAAGTTCCAAAG ATTGTCCACAAGCAATTCAACTCGCCGATCGGACTGTATTCAGAGCAAAATATCGCGGACACCATCAAGTGCCAAGCATCTGCCATACC TCTGAAGAAGCCGATGAAATACGACCCGAGTAAGAGCGAGGCGTACAAGGCCCTGCAAGAGGAGGAATACGGGGACCAGGTGCAGGAAGTCAGGCAGCCGGTTCGCACCGGCGTCTTTTCGCCGCAGAAATCAAACAAA GTATACCAGACTCCTCCAAAAAGTCCTGCATAC GTGAACGTGCTCGACGACGACGGGGAGAAGATCCATCAGAGCAACAGCTTCAAGAGGATCATGTACAGCGTGCTGGGACAGACCGATTATTGA
- the Zasp66 gene encoding PDZ and LIM domain protein 3 isoform X2: MTKRHTVIVRLRRSSTGRPWGISIAGGADLGTPIVVTRSENEALQKGDVIKKIEEYDTRDVRHVDAQNLLQNSETIKLVVERSASTVTSSRTDTTTPRTVFKSVFGDGAAVTSLYKQQQEYPPELPKSPIPPPSAEEYISTPIPISPTSDYTLRSTLLLPHEHRDEIREERVHLSQPYRTTPLVLPGAKVKKDAPLGECYLRHHPNPMIRAAPHHYEPYHPEVAMKQKVAETVLQRVVGPNEVPKIVHKQFNSPIGLYSEQNIADTIKCQASAIPLKKPMKYDPSKSEAYKALQEEEYGDQVQEVRQPVRTGVFSPQKSNKVYQTPPKSPAYGGSYRRPFPLPFVKDFSDY, translated from the exons ATGACGAAAAGGCACACGGTGATCGTGAGGCTCAGGAGATCCAGCACCGGCAGGCCGTGGGGCATAAGCATCGCCGGAGGCGCCGATTTGGGCACGCCGATCGTCGTCACCCGC TCGGAGAACGAGGCGCTCCAGAAGGGTGACGTGATCAAGAAGATTGAGGAATACGACACGCGCGACGTGAGGCATGTAGACGCACAGAATCTCCTCCAAAACTCCGAAACCATAAAGCTAGTCGTCGAAAGGTCTGCGAGTACCGTAACATCATCACGTACCGACACTACCACACCACGCACGGTTTTCAAGTCGGTCTTCGGCGACGGGGCTGCGGTCACTAGTCT ATACAAACAACAGCAGGAATATCCGCCAGAATTGCCGAAAAGTCCGATACCGCCGCCCTCGGCCGAGGAATACATATCAACGCCGATACCGATTTCGCCGACTTCCGACTACACTCTTCGCAGCACGCTTCTTTTGCCGCACGAACATCGCGACGAGATCCGCGAGGAGAGAGTTCATCTGTCGCAG CCGTATCGCACGACTCCTTTGGTCCTGCCAGGTGCCAAGGTCAAGAAGGATGCTCCTCTCGGCGAATGCTACCTGCGACATCATCCAAATCCGATGATCAGAGCGGCACCCCATCATTACGAGCCGTATCATCCTGAAGTCGCTATGAAGCAAAAG GTGGCCGAAACGGTACTTCAGCGTGTCGTGGGACCGAATGAAGTTCCAAAG ATTGTCCACAAGCAATTCAACTCGCCGATCGGACTGTATTCAGAGCAAAATATCGCGGACACCATCAAGTGCCAAGCATCTGCCATACC TCTGAAGAAGCCGATGAAATACGACCCGAGTAAGAGCGAGGCGTACAAGGCCCTGCAAGAGGAGGAATACGGGGACCAGGTGCAGGAAGTCAGGCAGCCGGTTCGCACCGGCGTCTTTTCGCCGCAGAAATCAAACAAA GTATACCAGACTCCTCCAAAAAGTCCTGCATAC GGTGGATCATATAGACGTCCCTTCCCCCTCCCTTTCGTTAAGGATTTCAGcgactattaa
- the Zasp66 gene encoding PDZ and LIM domain protein 3 isoform X5, whose translation MTKRHTVIVRLRRSSTGRPWGISIAGGADLGTPIVVTRSENEALQKGDVIKKIEEYDTRDVRHVDAQNLLQNSETIKLVVERSASTVTSSRTDTTTPRTVFKSVFGDGAAVTSLYKQQQEYPPELPKSPIPPPSAEEYISTPIPISPTSDYTLRSTLLLPHEHRDEIREERVHLSQPYRTTPLVLPGAKVKKDAPLGECYLRHHPNPMIRAAPHHYEPYHPEVAMKQKVAETVLQRVVGPNEVPKIVHKQFNSPIGLYSEQNIADTIKCQASAIPIFIDFSFLKQKQEIQQQARILKEQAKAASSKNVWPQFNKPN comes from the exons ATGACGAAAAGGCACACGGTGATCGTGAGGCTCAGGAGATCCAGCACCGGCAGGCCGTGGGGCATAAGCATCGCCGGAGGCGCCGATTTGGGCACGCCGATCGTCGTCACCCGC TCGGAGAACGAGGCGCTCCAGAAGGGTGACGTGATCAAGAAGATTGAGGAATACGACACGCGCGACGTGAGGCATGTAGACGCACAGAATCTCCTCCAAAACTCCGAAACCATAAAGCTAGTCGTCGAAAGGTCTGCGAGTACCGTAACATCATCACGTACCGACACTACCACACCACGCACGGTTTTCAAGTCGGTCTTCGGCGACGGGGCTGCGGTCACTAGTCT ATACAAACAACAGCAGGAATATCCGCCAGAATTGCCGAAAAGTCCGATACCGCCGCCCTCGGCCGAGGAATACATATCAACGCCGATACCGATTTCGCCGACTTCCGACTACACTCTTCGCAGCACGCTTCTTTTGCCGCACGAACATCGCGACGAGATCCGCGAGGAGAGAGTTCATCTGTCGCAG CCGTATCGCACGACTCCTTTGGTCCTGCCAGGTGCCAAGGTCAAGAAGGATGCTCCTCTCGGCGAATGCTACCTGCGACATCATCCAAATCCGATGATCAGAGCGGCACCCCATCATTACGAGCCGTATCATCCTGAAGTCGCTATGAAGCAAAAG GTGGCCGAAACGGTACTTCAGCGTGTCGTGGGACCGAATGAAGTTCCAAAG ATTGTCCACAAGCAATTCAACTCGCCGATCGGACTGTATTCAGAGCAAAATATCGCGGACACCATCAAGTGCCAAGCATCTGCCATACC CATTTTCATAGACTTTTCCTTCCTGAAACAGAAACAGGAAATACAGCAGCAAGCGAGAATCTTGAAGGAGCAGGCCAAGGCCGCCTCCTCGAAGAACGTGTGGCCGCAATTCAATAagccaaattaa
- the Zasp66 gene encoding PDZ and LIM domain protein 3 isoform X7, with protein sequence MTKRHTVIVRLRRSSTGRPWGISIAGGADLGTPIVVTRSENEALQKGDVIKKIEEYDTRDVRHVDAQNLLQNSETIKLVVERSASTVTSSRTDTTTPRTVFKSVFGDGAAVTSLYKQQQEYPPELPKSPIPPPSAEEYISTPIPISPTSDYTLRSTLLLPHEHRDEIREERVHLSQPYRTTPLVLPGAKVKKDAPLGECYLRHHPNPMIRAAPHHYEPYHPEVAMKQKIVHKQFNSPIGLYSEQNIADTIKCQASAIPIFIDFSFLKQKQEIQQQARILKEQAKAASSKNVWPQFNKPN encoded by the exons ATGACGAAAAGGCACACGGTGATCGTGAGGCTCAGGAGATCCAGCACCGGCAGGCCGTGGGGCATAAGCATCGCCGGAGGCGCCGATTTGGGCACGCCGATCGTCGTCACCCGC TCGGAGAACGAGGCGCTCCAGAAGGGTGACGTGATCAAGAAGATTGAGGAATACGACACGCGCGACGTGAGGCATGTAGACGCACAGAATCTCCTCCAAAACTCCGAAACCATAAAGCTAGTCGTCGAAAGGTCTGCGAGTACCGTAACATCATCACGTACCGACACTACCACACCACGCACGGTTTTCAAGTCGGTCTTCGGCGACGGGGCTGCGGTCACTAGTCT ATACAAACAACAGCAGGAATATCCGCCAGAATTGCCGAAAAGTCCGATACCGCCGCCCTCGGCCGAGGAATACATATCAACGCCGATACCGATTTCGCCGACTTCCGACTACACTCTTCGCAGCACGCTTCTTTTGCCGCACGAACATCGCGACGAGATCCGCGAGGAGAGAGTTCATCTGTCGCAG CCGTATCGCACGACTCCTTTGGTCCTGCCAGGTGCCAAGGTCAAGAAGGATGCTCCTCTCGGCGAATGCTACCTGCGACATCATCCAAATCCGATGATCAGAGCGGCACCCCATCATTACGAGCCGTATCATCCTGAAGTCGCTATGAAGCAAAAG ATTGTCCACAAGCAATTCAACTCGCCGATCGGACTGTATTCAGAGCAAAATATCGCGGACACCATCAAGTGCCAAGCATCTGCCATACC CATTTTCATAGACTTTTCCTTCCTGAAACAGAAACAGGAAATACAGCAGCAAGCGAGAATCTTGAAGGAGCAGGCCAAGGCCGCCTCCTCGAAGAACGTGTGGCCGCAATTCAATAagccaaattaa